The following are encoded together in the Pedobacter steynii genome:
- a CDS encoding DUF1573 domain-containing protein, with translation MKKLLLLFTLILGVSVATNAQTKPAEFKFEKELHDFGKIPLNKAATVEFKFTNVGDQPLILTKVETTCGCTVPEYTQTPVKKGESGVIKVTYNPTGAAMPFSKSITISSNAKTTTKVLYIKGETVAASTK, from the coding sequence ATGAAAAAGTTATTACTATTATTTACATTAATTTTAGGAGTAAGTGTTGCAACTAACGCTCAAACAAAACCTGCTGAGTTCAAATTTGAAAAAGAGCTTCACGATTTTGGTAAAATCCCATTGAACAAAGCTGCGACGGTTGAATTTAAGTTCACCAATGTTGGCGATCAGCCATTAATTCTTACTAAAGTAGAGACTACTTGTGGATGTACAGTCCCTGAATATACCCAAACTCCGGTTAAAAAAGGAGAATCAGGTGTAATTAAGGTTACCTATAACCCAACTGGTGCCGCTATGCCATTTAGCAAAAGCATTACCATTTCTTCCAATGCAAAAACCACTACTAAGGTGTTGTATATTAAAGGAGAAACTGTAGCTGCCAGTACCAAGTAA
- a CDS encoding pyridoxal phosphate-dependent aminotransferase produces the protein MPNISEKGIQMPASPIRKLTPFADKAKKDGKKVYHLNIGQPDIATPEGMLNAIKNIDFNVWAYTPSEGTLSYRSKLAEYYNKLGYNITPEDILVTVGGSEAITIAMQTCVNEGDEIIIPEPFYANYNGFACMSNVVVKPILSYIENGFALPPIAEFEKLITDRTKAIIICNPNNPTGYLYSKEELEALKALCLKYDLFLFSDEAYREFCYDGKAFISPMHLDGIDENVVIMDTVSKRYSACGARLGCLITKNKEVIKSGLKFAQARLSPGMVEQIAGTAAVDTPDSYFEAVNKEYTLRRDTIVKRLNAIEGVFCPNPGGAFYVVAKLPIDDADVFCQWMLESFEHEGQTVMMAPATGFYSTAGSGKNEVRMAYVLNTDDLNKSMDCLEIALKKYPGRTLA, from the coding sequence ATGCCTAACATTTCAGAAAAAGGGATACAAATGCCCGCCTCGCCGATTAGAAAACTGACTCCATTTGCTGATAAAGCAAAGAAAGATGGTAAAAAAGTCTATCATTTGAATATTGGTCAGCCCGATATTGCTACTCCAGAGGGCATGTTAAATGCCATCAAAAATATTGATTTCAATGTTTGGGCCTATACCCCATCAGAAGGTACTTTATCCTATAGAAGCAAATTAGCTGAATATTACAATAAACTGGGTTATAACATTACCCCTGAAGACATCTTAGTGACTGTAGGTGGATCTGAAGCGATTACCATTGCCATGCAGACCTGTGTCAACGAAGGTGATGAGATCATCATTCCTGAGCCTTTTTATGCGAATTACAATGGTTTTGCCTGTATGAGTAATGTAGTGGTAAAACCAATTTTGTCTTATATTGAGAACGGTTTTGCACTCCCTCCTATTGCGGAGTTTGAAAAACTGATTACAGATCGTACTAAAGCGATTATCATCTGTAACCCGAATAACCCAACCGGTTATTTATATTCTAAAGAAGAACTGGAAGCATTAAAAGCATTGTGTCTGAAATACGACTTGTTTTTGTTCTCTGATGAGGCTTACCGTGAGTTCTGCTATGATGGAAAAGCGTTTATCTCTCCAATGCATCTGGACGGAATCGACGAAAATGTAGTGATTATGGATACCGTATCCAAAAGATACAGTGCCTGCGGTGCAAGATTGGGCTGCCTGATCACCAAAAATAAAGAAGTGATCAAATCGGGATTAAAGTTTGCTCAGGCAAGGTTAAGTCCGGGTATGGTGGAACAGATTGCCGGTACCGCAGCCGTAGATACTCCTGATAGTTATTTTGAAGCAGTAAATAAAGAATATACTTTACGCAGAGATACGATTGTAAAAAGATTAAATGCAATCGAAGGTGTTTTCTGTCCGAATCCGGGTGGTGCATTTTATGTAGTAGCTAAACTTCCGATTGATGATGCTGATGTTTTTTGTCAGTGGATGCTGGAAAGCTTTGAGCATGAGGGACAAACGGTAATGATGGCTCCTGCTACAGGATTTTATTCGACCGCTGGTTCAGGAAAAAATGAAGTAAGAATGGCTTATGTCCTGAATACTGATGACCTGAATAAATCAATGGATTGTCTGGAAATTGCATTAAAAAAGTACCCTGGTAGAACATTAGCGTAA
- a CDS encoding DUF6624 domain-containing protein has translation MKKIILILIFLNNISVFAQINTALKDTLEKMVVWDQKVAGFQPKYALNDPNREKFRDSVFTAHHDQLQKILSKHGYPGFDLVGKEGSHHFWLLVQHMDNWPDFQQKVLKAMKKQVLRKNASSGNYAYLTDRVRINSGRNQLYGTQVTYNTDSCQAIPKPTEKPESLSKRRKEVGLESIEQYLNLMTELHFKMNKDNYEKRGIKGPKLYVVK, from the coding sequence ATGAAAAAAATTATCCTGATCCTGATTTTTTTAAATAACATCAGCGTCTTTGCCCAAATAAATACAGCACTTAAAGACACACTGGAGAAAATGGTAGTCTGGGACCAGAAAGTAGCCGGATTTCAACCTAAATATGCACTCAATGATCCTAACAGAGAGAAATTTCGGGACAGTGTATTTACCGCTCATCATGACCAGCTTCAAAAGATTCTTTCAAAACATGGATATCCTGGATTTGACCTGGTAGGAAAAGAAGGTTCACACCATTTCTGGTTATTGGTCCAACATATGGATAACTGGCCGGATTTTCAGCAAAAAGTATTGAAGGCCATGAAAAAACAGGTGCTTAGGAAAAATGCATCCAGTGGAAATTATGCTTATCTGACCGATAGGGTAAGAATTAATTCAGGTCGTAATCAACTGTACGGAACACAAGTAACTTATAATACGGATAGCTGCCAGGCAATTCCAAAACCAACAGAAAAACCAGAGTCGTTGAGCAAGCGAAGAAAGGAAGTTGGGTTAGAGAGTATAGAGCAATATCTAAACCTAATGACTGAACTTCATTTTAAAATGAATAAAGACAACTACGAAAAGCGAGGAATCAAAGGGCCGAAGCTTTATGTGGTAAAATAA